GCTTATCCCGTCTTGCAGTAATGCACTGATTATAACGAGGTTATCCTTTCTTGTCTTTTCAACACTCTTTATTATGCCCTTAGTCGTGACTTTCTCATTTTCTCGCAGGTACATCAAAGGGATGATTTTTCTTCTGTCTTCATAATCTCTCGGAAAATAATTGATCAAATCATTTATCGTTTCAATCCCAAGCTTTCTGAGAAGTCTTTCTCTCGATGGCCCAACACCTTTCGCATACTTGATTGCTACATCGAGCGGGTTGTAACCATCAAGGCACTCAATTTTATATGTTAAATAATTATACTTAAATCTCTCTACCATACCTCTAACTTGCGACAGTCTGTTCAAAACTCTCTGAGTAGGTAATTTTTCAGCACTGACAATGTAATCCCTAAACTCTTCAAGCTTTTTCCTTACCACAAAATCACTTAACAAAGGATCATCAATGCGTTCAAAATTATCATCTATATATTCGATGAGTGCTTTAAGATTATTTTCTGTTATATCGCCAGACAGCTCATAACAATTATCCATGAATTCCTCAATAAGTAGCATCAGGCCACCTCTTTCGCTATGCCACTTAACATTGCTTTAATAATACATATAAAGGTAAGTCCATATACCACTGTTCTGGAACCTGATTTTCTTACTTGCCTTCCCCAAGAGTTTTTCGAGCTCTCCGCTCGGGTGCAGAAGGTAGAAGTTCGAATTTGGGAATTTTTCTCTCAATTTTGGAAGGAATGATAATATTTCTTCTCCTTTGAGGCGTTCTCCATAAGGTAAGTTGGAAATAACCCACGCCCTATCTTCGAAAACTGTTAAATCTTTAAAGTCAGAGCATCTGAATTCAGCATTGCGCGCCGAGCCAAAAACCTCTATCGCTCGCCTGTAATTTTCTCGAGCTATTTGAATCACCTTGCAATCTTTGTCGCTTCCAACAATTATGCCATCATTCACATCATACGCTTTGAATTCATCTCTAAGATCTCTTTTCGTCCTCTTCCAAATCTCTTTCAGAATTTTCCATTCTTCTGATGAATACTTTCGACGAACATTCGGAAGTTCCAAAGTTGATGCCTCAATAGGTATAGTTCCACTACCGCAGAACAGGTCAAATAGTGGACCTCCACTCCACCTTGAAAGAAGAATGATACCAGCCGCGATCGTTTCCCTTAGTGGCGCTTTACCACTCTTTATTCTATATCCGCGCTTTGAAAGTGAATCGCTTCCTGTTGTGTCCAAAATCAGATGCACTTCATTGTCTTTTATGAGCAATATCACCTCATATATCGGACCACTTTCGTTGCTGCCACCTATGTTTTCCATCATCGCTTTTTTTGCCACTGATGCAACAGCACCTGTGGCGCTTAGCTTAGAATTTGTTATCTTTAATTTTTCAATAACAATTTTGGCGTTTTTTTCAACATACTTATTCAGATTCGAACTCCTAACGCCGGCAAATAACTCATCAAACGTTTCAGCATGGAATTTTGCGACAAGTATTGTGATCCTGTCTGCTGATTTTATTTTCATATTTAGAAAAGGTATATCATTTAATGGCGCAGTAAAAAATATCCTCCCTGAGGAGGAATATACGATTTTATATCCGTATTTTCTGAGCTCAACGGCCACCGCACCTTCCAACCCTGAAGTACAGAAAGCAACTAAGGTGACTAAGTTAGAATTGTCCGATTCGAACAAAATAATCACTCCTGATTGCCGAAGACGAGCTCTTCGTTATTTAATAACACGTACGTCGTGCCTTCAAATAACCTTCCGTCTTGAGATTTTGAGGAAAATAACATTC
This genomic window from Fervidobacterium gondwanense DSM 13020 contains:
- a CDS encoding THUMP domain-containing class I SAM-dependent RNA methyltransferase, which codes for MIILFESDNSNLVTLVAFCTSGLEGAVAVELRKYGYKIVYSSSGRIFFTAPLNDIPFLNMKIKSADRITILVAKFHAETFDELFAGVRSSNLNKYVEKNAKIVIEKLKITNSKLSATGAVASVAKKAMMENIGGSNESGPIYEVILLIKDNEVHLILDTTGSDSLSKRGYRIKSGKAPLRETIAAGIILLSRWSGGPLFDLFCGSGTIPIEASTLELPNVRRKYSSEEWKILKEIWKRTKRDLRDEFKAYDVNDGIIVGSDKDCKVIQIARENYRRAIEVFGSARNAEFRCSDFKDLTVFEDRAWVISNLPYGERLKGEEILSFLPKLREKFPNSNFYLLHPSGELEKLLGKASKKIRFQNSGIWTYLYMYY